The following are encoded together in the Mesoterricola sediminis genome:
- a CDS encoding HAD-IG family 5'-nucleotidase: protein MHASADPSYQPLRSRGVFCNRTLNFRSLHAIGYDMDYTLVTYRVEAFERQVYEYARERFLEQGWPVGDLRFERDMVARGLVIDTQLGNVVKANRFGLVRRAQHGTEALPFQDQRVVYAATQVDLSEARWVFLNTLFSLSEGCLYAQLVDLLDQRLLPGVLGYRDLYERVREAVDAQHLEGRLKAEIARDPEQCVILDPETALTLQDQRHAGKKLLLITNSDWTFTSAMMAYSFDRFLEPGTTWRDLFDLVIVGARKPEFFTSRAPFFQVVTEDGLLRPVNGPLQPGVAYMGGSAAQVEKDLGISGDEILYVGDHMFGDVHVSKATLRWRTALVLRELEEEVEALEAFAGAERVIKEKMEEKERLEAQFSRTRLALQRLRAGYGPRGPETVHELEARMQELRGRLLPLDAEIAPMARAAAELTNGRWGLLTRAGNDKSHLARQVERYADVYTSRVSNFLHATPFVYLRSPRGSLPHDPTSPGAAAAPEGGTEG from the coding sequence ATGCACGCATCAGCGGATCCTTCCTACCAGCCCCTACGCAGCCGTGGCGTCTTCTGCAACAGGACCCTGAATTTCAGGTCCCTCCACGCCATCGGGTACGACATGGACTACACCCTGGTCACCTACCGGGTGGAGGCTTTCGAGCGCCAGGTGTACGAGTACGCCCGGGAGCGGTTCCTGGAGCAGGGCTGGCCCGTGGGGGATCTCCGGTTCGAGCGGGACATGGTGGCCCGGGGCCTCGTCATCGACACCCAGCTCGGGAACGTCGTCAAGGCCAACCGGTTCGGCCTGGTGCGCCGGGCCCAGCACGGCACGGAGGCGCTGCCGTTCCAGGACCAGCGGGTGGTCTACGCGGCCACCCAGGTGGACCTCTCCGAGGCCCGGTGGGTCTTCCTGAACACCCTCTTCTCCCTTTCGGAGGGCTGCCTCTACGCCCAGCTCGTGGACCTCCTGGACCAGAGGCTCCTGCCCGGCGTCCTGGGCTACCGCGACCTGTACGAGCGGGTCCGGGAGGCGGTGGACGCCCAGCACCTGGAGGGGCGCCTCAAGGCGGAGATCGCCCGCGATCCCGAGCAGTGCGTGATCCTGGACCCCGAGACGGCCCTGACCCTCCAGGACCAGCGCCACGCCGGCAAGAAGCTCCTGCTGATCACCAACTCCGACTGGACCTTCACGTCGGCCATGATGGCCTATTCCTTCGACCGGTTCCTGGAGCCGGGCACGACGTGGCGCGACCTCTTCGACCTGGTGATCGTGGGGGCCCGCAAGCCGGAGTTCTTCACGTCCCGCGCGCCGTTCTTCCAGGTGGTCACGGAGGACGGCCTGCTCCGGCCCGTGAACGGCCCCCTGCAGCCGGGGGTGGCCTACATGGGCGGCAGCGCCGCCCAGGTGGAGAAGGACCTGGGGATCAGCGGCGACGAGATCCTCTACGTGGGCGACCACATGTTCGGGGACGTCCACGTCAGCAAGGCCACCCTCCGCTGGCGGACCGCCCTGGTCCTCCGGGAGCTGGAGGAGGAGGTGGAGGCCCTCGAGGCCTTCGCGGGCGCCGAGCGCGTCATCAAGGAGAAGATGGAGGAGAAGGAGCGCCTCGAGGCCCAGTTCAGCCGGACCCGGCTGGCCCTCCAGCGCCTGCGGGCCGGGTACGGCCCCCGGGGGCCGGAGACGGTCCACGAGCTGGAGGCCCGGATGCAGGAGCTCCGCGGGCGGCTGCTCCCGCTGGACGCCGAGATCGCCCCCATGGCCAGGGCGGCCGCGGAGCTCACCAACGGCCGCTGGGGCCTCCTCACCCGCGCGGGCAACGACAAGAGCCACCTGGCCAGGCAGGTGGAGCGGTACGCCGACGTCTATACGAGCCGCGTGTCGAACTTCCTGCATGCGACGCCGTTCGTGTACCTGCGCAGCCCGCGGGGAAGCCTGCCCCACGACCCCACCAGCCCGGGCGCCGCCGCCGCGCCGGAAGGGGGCACCGAAGGATGA
- a CDS encoding mechanosensitive ion channel family protein gives MNLRHLLPVSLFVLLAASVGVGLHLTQEAGSAPKPARKAAPAVREEGSVDQRPVKTARRLTLLVATPEEKPLAHDAQRIADHEVDLAFADALRRAANLPVPSTPEIRDLQGRKDTQEAAVAEGQRVVARLTKALAGAGLDQRDDVEDQLDVAKAQLELDKDELEATADALEKLGADPSARIRRLKASFAEVEKEPAEEGADAGARFQPGSLLHHLSRWSALRRKADLLAAAREEALAKAEELSARQKDLAQTVAQEQEDRESIKAQAKGFARGAKEATLAAGTSRETARATLLTLKHFTEDQRSLAELGKRIQDQRQLADTYRDWRTLVGDQARATLHLIIRLLGWILAVVVLVWFADRIFEAVFSAMVAGRKRVSRNLKVVKFGAVVIGLVAIAFIVLGTPSQLTTLFGLAGAGLTVALKDFIISFFGWFILVGPKGIHVGDWVEIKGVGGEVIEIGLMRTLLLETGNWNDAGHPTGRVVSFVNSFALEGHFFNFSSAGQWMWDELNVTAPAGRDPYPFVEAIRALVEARTAPNAALAFKEWELSHRGAASNRLKLEPGISVVPAPEGVQVRVRYITRAQERNELRRELNEAVVALLHGKHEA, from the coding sequence ATGAACCTCCGCCACCTGCTTCCCGTTTCCCTCTTCGTGCTGCTGGCCGCCTCCGTGGGCGTCGGCCTGCACCTCACCCAGGAGGCCGGGAGCGCGCCCAAACCCGCCCGGAAAGCGGCCCCCGCCGTCCGGGAGGAAGGCTCGGTCGACCAGCGGCCCGTGAAGACGGCGCGCCGGCTGACCCTGCTGGTGGCCACCCCCGAGGAGAAGCCCCTCGCCCACGACGCCCAGCGCATCGCCGACCACGAAGTGGACCTGGCCTTCGCGGACGCCCTTCGCCGGGCCGCGAACTTGCCCGTTCCCTCCACCCCGGAGATCCGGGACCTCCAGGGCCGCAAGGACACCCAGGAGGCCGCCGTCGCCGAAGGCCAGCGCGTCGTGGCCCGCCTCACCAAGGCCCTGGCCGGCGCCGGCCTGGACCAGCGGGACGACGTGGAGGACCAGCTGGACGTGGCCAAGGCCCAGCTCGAGCTGGACAAGGACGAGCTGGAGGCCACCGCGGACGCCCTGGAGAAGCTGGGCGCGGACCCCAGCGCCCGCATCCGCCGCCTGAAGGCCAGCTTTGCCGAAGTCGAAAAGGAACCCGCGGAAGAAGGCGCGGACGCGGGCGCCCGCTTCCAGCCGGGGAGCCTGCTCCACCACCTGAGCCGGTGGTCCGCCCTGCGGCGGAAGGCCGACCTGCTGGCCGCCGCCCGGGAGGAGGCCCTCGCCAAGGCCGAGGAGCTCTCGGCCCGTCAGAAGGACCTGGCCCAGACCGTGGCCCAGGAGCAGGAGGACCGGGAGTCCATCAAAGCCCAGGCCAAGGGCTTCGCCCGGGGCGCCAAGGAAGCCACCCTGGCGGCCGGCACCTCCCGGGAGACGGCCCGGGCGACCCTCCTCACCCTCAAGCACTTCACCGAGGACCAGCGCTCCCTGGCCGAGCTGGGCAAGCGCATCCAGGACCAGCGCCAGCTGGCGGACACGTACCGGGACTGGCGGACCCTCGTGGGCGACCAGGCGCGCGCCACCCTCCACCTCATCATCCGCCTGCTGGGCTGGATTCTGGCCGTGGTCGTGCTCGTTTGGTTCGCCGATCGGATTTTCGAGGCCGTGTTCTCGGCCATGGTGGCCGGGCGCAAGCGGGTGAGCCGGAACCTCAAGGTGGTGAAGTTCGGGGCCGTGGTGATCGGCCTCGTGGCCATCGCCTTCATCGTCCTGGGCACGCCCAGCCAGCTCACCACGCTCTTCGGCCTGGCCGGCGCCGGCCTCACCGTGGCCCTGAAGGACTTCATCATCAGCTTCTTCGGCTGGTTCATCCTGGTGGGCCCCAAGGGCATCCACGTGGGCGACTGGGTCGAGATCAAGGGCGTGGGCGGCGAGGTCATCGAGATCGGCCTCATGCGCACCCTGCTCCTGGAGACCGGCAACTGGAACGACGCGGGCCACCCCACGGGGCGCGTGGTGAGCTTCGTGAACAGCTTCGCCCTCGAGGGCCACTTCTTCAACTTCTCCTCCGCCGGCCAGTGGATGTGGGACGAGCTCAACGTCACCGCCCCCGCGGGCCGGGATCCCTATCCCTTCGTCGAGGCCATCCGCGCCCTCGTGGAGGCCCGCACCGCCCCCAACGCCGCCCTCGCCTTCAAGGAGTGGGAGCTCTCCCACCGGGGCGCCGCCTCCAACCGCCTGAAGCTGGAGCCGGGCATCAGCGTCGTCCCGGCCCCCGAGGGCGTCCAGGTGCGGGTCCGCTACATCACCCGCGCCCAGGAGCGCAACGAGCTCCGCCGGGAGCTGAACGAGGCCGTGGTGGCCCTGCTCCACGGCAAGCACGAGGCCTGA
- a CDS encoding alkaline phosphatase family protein gives MRTAPILGALLALALHAAPPRPPLVVVISVDQFSAELASRRSRDLPGGLGRLWREGTVFTNAWQDHGYTETGPGHSVILTGRHPMHTGITENTWLDRSQGKATYCVRDDGAPLVEGKGPGASPASLAGTTLGEWMAASLEDSRSFAVAGKDRAAVLMAGHRARGVYWFVAGTGFTTSRAYAQQLPAWLQTHNAGLMAGLQARPLVWEPAPGRPALPSETWTVAGKRVDLGLPRVLRAAEAPLDPAFWDRFRASPYFDEAILGTARVLLREERLGRGPGTDLLAVSLSATDYIGHRFGNAGPEMEDQLVRLDRSLGIFLEALREDVPDAWVILTADHGGRDFPERMAARGVPAQRFHADAWARTFNQELQRRLGGARPWFLPSSGQQLYLDPLALAQSGRARAEVLQEAVRLARSLPEVEGAFTADELALERPDPAQAPADRSLKARIALSFVPTRSGDLLLAFKAPYVIHDPGHLAEHGSPQDPDRRVPLLFYGPWRPGIRTEPVRIIDLAPTVAQELGIAPLEPVDGRPLRLDAK, from the coding sequence ATGCGCACCGCTCCGATCCTGGGCGCCCTGCTCGCCCTCGCCCTGCACGCCGCGCCGCCCCGGCCGCCGCTCGTGGTCGTGATCTCCGTCGACCAGTTCTCCGCCGAACTCGCCTCGCGCAGGTCCCGCGACCTCCCCGGGGGCCTGGGCCGTCTCTGGCGCGAAGGGACCGTGTTCACCAACGCCTGGCAGGACCACGGCTACACGGAGACCGGCCCGGGCCATTCCGTCATCCTCACGGGCCGCCACCCCATGCACACCGGCATCACGGAGAACACCTGGCTGGACCGGAGCCAGGGCAAGGCCACCTACTGCGTCCGCGACGACGGGGCCCCCCTCGTGGAGGGCAAGGGCCCCGGGGCCAGCCCGGCCTCCCTGGCCGGGACCACCCTCGGAGAGTGGATGGCCGCGTCCCTCGAGGACAGCCGCAGCTTCGCCGTCGCCGGCAAGGACCGGGCCGCGGTGCTCATGGCCGGGCACCGGGCCCGGGGCGTCTACTGGTTCGTGGCGGGCACCGGCTTCACCACGTCGCGGGCCTACGCCCAGCAGCTCCCGGCCTGGCTCCAGACCCACAACGCCGGCCTGATGGCGGGCCTCCAGGCCAGGCCCCTGGTCTGGGAGCCGGCCCCGGGCCGCCCCGCCCTGCCCTCCGAGACCTGGACCGTGGCCGGCAAGCGCGTGGACCTGGGCCTGCCCCGCGTCCTCCGCGCCGCCGAGGCGCCCCTGGACCCCGCCTTCTGGGACCGCTTCCGCGCCTCCCCCTATTTCGACGAGGCCATCCTGGGGACCGCGCGGGTGCTGCTCCGGGAGGAGCGCCTCGGCCGGGGCCCCGGAACCGATCTCCTCGCCGTCAGCCTTTCGGCCACCGACTACATCGGCCACCGGTTCGGCAACGCCGGCCCGGAAATGGAGGACCAGCTGGTCAGGCTCGATCGTTCGCTTGGCATCTTCCTGGAGGCCCTGCGCGAGGACGTGCCCGACGCCTGGGTGATCCTCACCGCCGACCACGGCGGCCGGGACTTCCCGGAGCGCATGGCGGCCCGGGGCGTCCCGGCGCAGCGCTTCCACGCGGACGCCTGGGCCCGGACCTTCAACCAGGAACTCCAGCGGCGCCTGGGCGGCGCCCGGCCCTGGTTCCTGCCCTCCTCGGGCCAGCAGCTCTACCTCGATCCCCTCGCCCTCGCCCAGTCCGGGCGGGCCCGGGCGGAGGTCCTCCAGGAGGCCGTCCGCCTCGCCCGGTCCCTGCCCGAGGTGGAAGGGGCCTTCACCGCCGATGAGCTGGCCCTGGAGCGGCCCGATCCCGCCCAGGCGCCGGCCGACCGTTCCCTGAAGGCCCGCATCGCCCTCAGCTTCGTGCCCACGCGGTCCGGGGATCTCCTCCTGGCCTTCAAGGCGCCGTATGTGATCCACGATCCCGGCCACCTGGCCGAGCACGGCTCCCCCCAGGATCCGGACCGGCGGGTCCCCCTCCTCTTCTATGGCCCCTGGCGGCCGGGCATCCGTACCGAGCCCGTGCGGATCATCGACCTGGCGCCCACCGTGGCCCAGGAGCTGGGCATCGCCCCCCTGGAGCCCGTGGATGGGCGGCCCCTGCGACTGGACGCGAAATGA
- a CDS encoding glycoside hydrolase family 64 protein yields MRTSLSGGGAEARLRGLCLSLALLAPAAAAPLAKPSPVKAAPAPPARFVLLNRSRGEAASTPIFVTVTAVDEQGRFLRLAPSGRFVPCGAADNTIPRGGALWAPYSIPLARLRSFDVDRARELRGARLYLSVGQPLWLRVDEATGGLVQPDVTNPSDPNADTTFDWMEFALDGSGFHGNTTCVDQFGLPITLEVVEGSGATAGPVGLARRRSDILDAWREKLPAAFADLEDRGLRIMAPGHVTKGPLTTYLDRYIRDMWDRYRREPLVLTPDEGTFTGRVDELGRLVFRREGDPCAYVIRRMPTTREAWRCDGPLTEGNATERVLGALLGAMINRHTLERPLNWREDGDDYDASPANSYAAFWHAEGIGGKAYGFAYDDVNDRSTLVNAADPRIVRIAFRID; encoded by the coding sequence ATGCGCACATCCCTCTCTGGAGGCGGGGCCGAAGCCCGCCTCCGCGGCCTCTGCCTGAGCCTGGCCCTGCTGGCCCCCGCGGCGGCGGCCCCCCTCGCGAAGCCCTCCCCGGTGAAGGCCGCCCCGGCGCCGCCGGCCCGGTTCGTCCTCCTGAACCGGAGCCGGGGCGAGGCCGCGTCGACCCCCATCTTCGTGACGGTCACGGCCGTGGACGAACAGGGGCGCTTCCTGCGCCTGGCGCCCTCGGGGCGCTTCGTGCCCTGCGGGGCCGCCGACAACACCATCCCCAGGGGCGGCGCCCTCTGGGCCCCCTACTCCATCCCCCTGGCCCGGCTCCGGAGCTTCGACGTGGACCGGGCCCGGGAACTGCGGGGCGCCCGCCTCTACCTCAGCGTCGGCCAGCCCCTGTGGCTCCGGGTGGATGAGGCCACGGGCGGCCTCGTCCAGCCCGACGTGACCAACCCCTCCGACCCCAACGCCGACACCACATTCGACTGGATGGAATTCGCCCTCGACGGCAGCGGCTTCCACGGCAACACCACGTGCGTGGACCAGTTCGGCCTGCCCATCACCCTGGAGGTGGTGGAGGGCTCCGGCGCCACGGCGGGACCCGTCGGCCTCGCCCGCCGGCGCAGCGACATCCTGGACGCCTGGCGGGAGAAGCTGCCCGCCGCCTTCGCGGACCTGGAGGACCGGGGCCTCCGGATCATGGCCCCGGGCCACGTGACGAAGGGTCCCCTGACCACGTACCTGGACCGGTACATCCGGGACATGTGGGACCGGTACCGCCGGGAGCCCCTGGTGCTGACCCCCGACGAAGGCACTTTCACCGGCCGCGTGGATGAGCTGGGGCGCCTCGTCTTCCGCCGGGAGGGGGATCCCTGCGCCTACGTGATCCGCCGCATGCCCACCACGCGGGAGGCCTGGCGCTGCGACGGCCCCCTCACGGAAGGCAACGCGACGGAGCGGGTCCTCGGGGCCCTCCTCGGCGCCATGATCAACCGCCACACCCTGGAGCGCCCCCTGAACTGGCGCGAGGACGGCGACGACTACGACGCCTCCCCCGCCAACAGCTACGCCGCCTTCTGGCATGCCGAGGGGATCGGCGGCAAGGCCTACGGCTTCGCCTACGACGACGTCAACGACCGCTCCACCCTCGTGAACGCGGCGGACCCCAGGATCGTGCGCATCGCCTTCAGGATCGACTGA
- a CDS encoding TonB-dependent receptor: MILLSSLACAVVATAQTSTTSGALRGNVKSKKGSAVQGASVSIRNLDTGFTRTISTDGRGDYQFPFLPVGSYELIVTSPGLKTAKDSNVRVGLGQTATQNFSLDSAEASAVVEVVGVTSNVDTAQINTQTAINQEIIDAVPLVSRNFTDLVQLTPGAATNSEGYRTTVEGARGIQNNLQIDGASYNSKFNSEQRGGTRIPFTFGADSIKELQVITNSFDAQYGDAVGAVVNAVTKSGTNEFGGMAFVMFKPNSMVARVKPVPWDPKNSINSLEARTRDYQQAQGGFNFGGPIIKDKLHFFINVEGTRLREGSVPAFGVDSSATSGNAITDFNKFFGTGGMGALLTTAPGTTLAQEAGRPWTDEQKNLVFMGRLDWTINEAHRATLRINSQNYKGLNDIYPGTRRYDVAWSGQSTMEYTSLSTVLEVNSILPHNILNEFRVQYATEDRPTTPNSTTCAPVRIAQIGGSYSINAGQYYIDPRNTKEFTTQIIDNVTYMTGDWTFKAGVDLQRIHMKNRYLPSQNGNWSFTTYAAANNWFAGTLSGTGVSYTQGWSPLDGVSDFTEDYFAGYMQAQYTGLLDKRLMLSLGFRATNEHWSDNPNPNPKLQGLDHQPDDHSVDPRFGFSFDVFGDARTVIRGGYGHFSISNPGQTASGAIMYNGLNLLSYSVSSSNSNYLPYFLGTGILSPSSRWSGSLSQPGSLTALSRAELGTLPQDAVTVAVIDPNAKMTQARAMSLGVEQDLGNGYTVGLKATYKKFYNLQYAVNINLAQYADGSTSTLSGAIYNDGYASTWNHWSNKTSDRPYTAVVRGRQLDLSGFGDVILSKYDGEGRYKSLVLEVSKKSSEGWGFQGSLTFSKAEDNNSNERATLTSTGSSGPLTENPGDPLSSYTLSDNDHRFRAVLAWWAPKVWGIKFSGTTSFTTGRPYTAYWYNDINGDGKYIDTVNGRNTFRQPSAKTFDLRIERGFRITKRFSVDAIIGVFNVFNWANQYTSQTTYATSPQTVDSATDSYRPNFGKIDRADKNSREVQFTLKTRF; the protein is encoded by the coding sequence TTGATCCTGCTTTCCTCCCTGGCCTGCGCAGTGGTGGCCACCGCCCAGACCAGTACCACCTCCGGCGCGCTCCGGGGCAACGTGAAGTCCAAGAAGGGCTCCGCTGTCCAGGGCGCCTCGGTCTCCATCCGCAACCTGGATACCGGTTTCACCCGCACCATCAGCACCGATGGTCGCGGCGACTACCAGTTCCCCTTCCTCCCGGTGGGGTCGTACGAGCTGATCGTCACCTCCCCCGGCCTCAAGACCGCCAAGGACAGCAACGTCCGGGTGGGCCTGGGCCAGACGGCGACCCAGAACTTCAGCCTGGATTCCGCCGAGGCCTCCGCCGTGGTCGAGGTCGTCGGCGTCACCAGCAACGTCGACACGGCCCAGATCAACACCCAGACGGCCATCAACCAGGAGATCATCGACGCGGTGCCCCTGGTCAGCCGCAACTTCACCGACCTCGTCCAGCTGACCCCGGGCGCGGCCACCAACTCCGAGGGCTACCGGACCACCGTCGAAGGCGCCCGCGGCATCCAGAACAACCTCCAGATCGACGGCGCAAGCTACAACTCCAAGTTCAACTCCGAGCAGCGCGGCGGCACCCGCATCCCCTTCACCTTCGGCGCGGACTCCATCAAGGAGCTCCAGGTCATCACCAACTCCTTCGACGCCCAGTACGGCGACGCGGTGGGCGCCGTGGTGAACGCCGTCACCAAGTCCGGCACCAACGAGTTCGGCGGCATGGCCTTCGTCATGTTCAAGCCCAATTCCATGGTGGCGCGCGTCAAGCCCGTGCCCTGGGATCCCAAGAACAGCATCAATTCCCTCGAGGCCCGCACCCGCGACTACCAGCAGGCCCAGGGCGGCTTCAACTTCGGCGGCCCGATCATCAAGGACAAGCTGCACTTCTTCATCAACGTGGAAGGCACCCGCCTCCGCGAGGGCAGCGTCCCCGCCTTCGGCGTCGACTCCTCCGCCACCTCCGGCAACGCCATCACCGACTTCAACAAGTTCTTCGGCACGGGCGGCATGGGCGCCCTCCTGACGACGGCCCCCGGCACCACCCTCGCCCAGGAGGCCGGCCGGCCCTGGACCGACGAGCAGAAGAACCTGGTCTTCATGGGCCGCCTGGACTGGACCATCAACGAGGCCCACCGCGCCACCCTGCGCATCAACTCCCAGAACTACAAGGGCCTGAACGACATCTACCCCGGCACCCGCCGCTACGACGTCGCCTGGTCGGGCCAGTCCACCATGGAGTACACCAGCCTCTCCACGGTGCTGGAGGTCAACTCCATCCTGCCCCACAACATCCTCAACGAGTTCCGCGTCCAGTACGCGACGGAGGACCGCCCCACCACCCCGAACTCGACGACCTGCGCCCCCGTGCGCATCGCCCAGATCGGCGGCTCCTACAGCATCAACGCGGGCCAGTACTACATCGACCCCCGCAACACGAAGGAATTCACCACCCAGATCATCGACAACGTCACCTACATGACGGGCGACTGGACCTTCAAGGCCGGCGTGGACCTGCAGCGGATCCACATGAAGAACCGCTACCTGCCCAGCCAGAACGGCAACTGGAGCTTCACGACCTACGCCGCCGCCAACAACTGGTTCGCCGGCACCCTGAGCGGCACCGGCGTCTCCTACACCCAGGGCTGGTCCCCCCTCGACGGCGTCAGCGACTTCACCGAGGACTACTTCGCCGGCTACATGCAGGCCCAGTACACCGGCCTCCTGGACAAGCGCCTGATGCTCAGCCTGGGCTTCCGCGCCACCAACGAGCACTGGAGCGACAACCCCAACCCCAATCCCAAGCTCCAGGGCCTGGATCACCAGCCTGACGACCACTCCGTCGATCCCCGCTTCGGCTTCAGCTTCGACGTCTTCGGGGACGCCCGCACCGTGATCCGCGGCGGCTACGGCCACTTCAGCATCAGCAACCCCGGCCAGACCGCCTCCGGCGCCATCATGTACAACGGCCTCAACCTGCTGTCGTACTCGGTGTCCTCCAGCAACTCCAACTACCTGCCCTACTTCCTGGGCACGGGCATCCTCTCCCCCTCCAGCCGCTGGAGCGGTTCCCTCTCCCAGCCCGGCTCCCTCACGGCCCTCAGCCGCGCCGAACTGGGCACCCTGCCCCAGGACGCGGTCACCGTCGCCGTCATCGACCCCAACGCCAAGATGACCCAGGCCCGGGCCATGTCCCTGGGCGTGGAACAGGACCTCGGCAACGGCTACACCGTGGGCCTGAAGGCCACCTACAAGAAGTTCTACAACCTCCAGTACGCCGTGAACATCAACCTGGCCCAGTACGCGGACGGCAGCACCTCCACGCTCAGCGGCGCCATCTACAACGACGGCTACGCCTCCACCTGGAACCACTGGTCCAACAAGACCTCGGACCGTCCCTACACCGCCGTCGTGCGCGGCCGCCAGCTCGACCTCTCCGGCTTCGGCGACGTCATCCTCTCCAAGTACGACGGCGAGGGCCGCTACAAGAGCCTCGTCCTCGAGGTCTCCAAGAAGTCCAGCGAAGGCTGGGGCTTCCAGGGCAGCCTGACCTTCTCCAAGGCCGAGGACAACAACTCCAACGAGCGCGCCACCCTGACCTCCACCGGCAGTTCGGGTCCCCTCACCGAGAACCCCGGCGATCCCCTGAGCTCCTACACCCTCAGCGACAACGACCACCGCTTCCGCGCAGTCCTGGCCTGGTGGGCCCCCAAGGTCTGGGGCATCAAGTTCTCCGGCACGACGTCCTTCACCACCGGCCGCCCCTACACGGCCTACTGGTACAACGACATCAACGGCGACGGCAAGTACATCGACACCGTCAACGGCCGCAACACCTTCCGCCAGCCCAGCGCCAAGACCTTCGATCTCCGCATCGAGCGCGGCTTCCGGATCACCAAGCGCTTCAGCGTGGACGCCATCATCGGCGTGTTCAACGTCTTCAACTGGGCCAACCAGTACACCTCGCAGACCACGTACGCCACGTCCCCGCAGACCGTGGATTCTGCCACCGACAGCTACCGCCCGAACTTCGGGAAGATCGACCGCGCGGACAAGAACTCCCGCGAGGTCCAGTTCACCCTCAAGACCCGGTTCTAG